In Elephas maximus indicus isolate mEleMax1 chromosome 5, mEleMax1 primary haplotype, whole genome shotgun sequence, the sequence AAGTGGGAAGTTTCTCTAGAGATTATCTAAAGATTACCCCTGAGAAAAGGACCAGAGACATAGCATAGCTTGATAACCATCATAAAGCTACTGAGAGTCAGGGCTGGAACTGAAATCCTGattcttattcaatattcttttcataCTATGTATAGATATTTTAAACATTATCTATATATCGCTGCTCTCTAGAATATGCAGTAAAGACTGAATGTAGACCAACAACCATAAACAGGGAATAATTAATTACTGGTCATGTTATTAATTCAGATTCTATTATGTGATAACTACAATTTTGTAGAATAGTGAGACAGAGATCTTGATATTAATAATAACAACGTGTGTTTGAGTTACAAATTGGCAGTGATAGCAATGACAATAAGAAACTAAACAGCACACTGTTACAGCACAATGTGTGTAAGCGTGGCTCTAACAATGACTCAGTGACAAAAACCCCAGTTTTCCCAAGTTCGGTTTGACCTCCACCCTCTGTATTTTGTTGACATATgcaaacaataaatgcacacacacaccactccctccccccccctcaaaaaaaggtGCTAAAAAACCTTCCCATCACATTATTTCAACAAGTTTGGTGGCTTATAAAGTATGTACAAATACCTCACAAAAAATCCACTGGGAAAATACCTCATAGTAGGACTTCACTGACTAAAAGTGGACTCATTTGCCCCTCAGACATTGCAGGATAACACCACAGACACTGATTCTCCTCTGGGGCAGAGCTCTGTCACCCCAACCCTTTTCACGGAGGAGTCTATGTGTTCTGGGTGCTGTGCAAGAAACTTTGTCAAAACAACCTTTTTCTTCATACATCTCTCTTTCTCCATCCAGGTAAGAAGCTATAGAGTAATCAGGTGGATAACAAGTAGACAGAATCAAAGAAGCCATTCATTTCATCTGCATGAGAGCTGCTTTGTTCACTTAGTAACAATAAACCAGAGCCAGGCTCTCAAATGAAACACTCGCCTCCCCCCATGCCCATcatacacacagacagacactcaCACACCAAGGAGAGGTTtaatgtctgtattttttttttctccaaaaaaatATGGGGGTGGGCAAGAAAGAGCATCTTTCACATTCTGCATTTTCAGAGTAAGTATCCAACGCAACTTGCCATGATAACTAAATTTATTATTAACTGTGTATTTCATGATGTTAGTGACAATATGTTAATGTGATTTTTCACGTCCTCCTGCAGTGAACAGATGGCTCCTTTTACTTTACTTTCCACATCAAGTGTGATTATTTCTTGGTGCCAAAAGCCACCTGCCGCTCCTCGGTCTCCAGTCTAATTTTTTATGTTGGTAAAACACAGCAGGACTTGTTATCAGTTGGATGGCATCTTAATAAAAGGAGACATGCCAACATATTGACATCATGTTCAAGGGGAAATTTCAGCCCCTTCAAACCCTtaacccccctcccccaccccgaaTCAAAAAGcgagggaggaaaagaaaaaaaaaaataaatgcaaagatcCCACCAGTTTCAAGATGTTCGATTACAATTGTTGGGCCTAGAGCCAAGATGCTGACTTGCCTTCCCTTTGTTCCTAAACCCAGGCACCTCACTCAGGGCTCTGATCGTTCATCCTGTGTAATGATAATTAGCTGTAACATATTCCAAAGTCAAATGTAAGCAGGAATACATTAACATTGAGATCAGTGTCAGGGCAATTTTCACTGGGAAAATGACAaagaacatacacacacacaatcaaaaATTTCAAGATTCAAACATTCATAAAATCACTTGCACACCCATGAGTTTTAAACTCATTGGCTTGTCCATCATGAGTGCTTACCTAGGACTCCAAGGGCTCCTCATGTGGATGCAGTGACTCCCACAGCCCAGGCCTAACAGAAAACATGAGTAATAAACCACGGTAGCttgctttaatttttctcttcttcattagAACAAAGAGGGATAGAACGTTAGGTGATTTGTGGTCCAAGAAGAGGTCTTCCAGGCGATTGGATGGCATGGCTCTCAACAGCTGGTCCAGCACATTTGGGAACAGCATGTAGAAAAATGTGTCAGTGTTTTGAAGATTACCAACTGTGATGATGCATTGGTTATGACACAATCTTTAAAAGTCCAAtttcctaaccataaactatATAGTTGAATGCCCTTACATCAATCCACACACTCTCAAGTTCAAGACCAAGGTAAGTccaactttgctgaaatctaaACTTTCATAACTGATTCTCATTCTTTAGAGATTAAAAAGAATAGCATTCTTGCATGCCTAACATTTCTTGTTGAAAGGCAAGGAGTTAAACATGCAGCTGGATTCCTAAGATTTACAAGGTttatcaaaggaaaagaaaatgcctACAATAAAAGTGCAAAtatcttaataaaaattattcataatTAATGGTTTTCTTGAAATGAACAATTATAACTAGATTATTCTACCACAAAATCTTTCAGGTGATGTAAACTTggaagtgattttttaaatatattttaactgTCCTTCCAAACAAAGGAATCTATATGAAACAGATCTCTATTAACTGTTCTGCAGCTTGACcaactttttctttatatttcgattttccaacattttattatgaaaatttgcaAACATACAGAGAAATTGAAAGAATTTTACCTCCAACACCAGTGTACTTATGACATAGACTCTACAGTAAACACTGTGTTATAGTAGTTTTTATCACGTATCTTTCCATCTATCCATCCCTCTacctatttatccatccatcttaTTATATTATATTGTAAAATGAATAATCAATATCCCATCcagaaagtaaaattaaaattttattgactTTCTGATAATCAGCTAATAAAGTGAGGACCATCTACAGTGGtgctcattaattcattcaataaatacttcttgAGTTCCTCATTTGGGCTAGGCACTATtctaggtgctggagatacaaGATTGACTAAAATGGCCAAGGTCTCTGCCTTCATTAAACTTACAATTTTGGTGGGCTTCACAGGGGATAAAATAACAAGTAAATGACTGGTTCATTAAAAAAGGATATGCACAGAAAGGTATGTCAGAGCTATAGAAAATTTAATTGGGCCTAGTCTCAacttctaccacctgtctgtttgCTGTACTATAGTGGTTTGCctattgctataatgctggaagctataccaccagtacttaaaataccaacagggttacccatgctgaacagatttcagcagaacttccagactaagacacactaggaagaaaagcctggcactaTACTTGAGAAAATTAGCCAATCAAAacctttatggatcacaacagagcattgtccaactcacttgctttggacatgtcacaaGTGATTgattgctagaggaggacattacgtttggtgaagtagagggccaatgagacTATGGAAGCTCTCGGTAAGTTGGAcgggcacagtagccacaatgatggtCTTGAATTTGCtggtaattgtgaggatgatgcaggactagataatgtttcattctgttgtacataaggttatcaagagtcagagctgactcaacagcagttaacaagTTCTTAACTTAGGGGCTGTAATAAGGGCAGGAAGGATGTCTTATGCAACACTATATTATTGCCTATAATAGCGCCTGTGTATAGCAACATCTCAAAACATATTTGTCaaattgctgaatgaatgaataaatcttaAACTTTACAGCGTGAACATCATTTTAAAGGTTTTAGATTAAGAAATATCTGCGCTCTAGAAGAGCAGCCTGAAAGgcaaataaataataattctgcaaaaaaaaaaaaaagttgcaaagaAAATGTTATGATTGTTTTATTACTCTGAATAGTATGCCCACCATTAAAGTATGTACATTTATACAGAATAAAGTACAAATTTAATAGCAGTTTCCTTGTAAAGCTGAACATCTTCACAAATAAGGTAGCACCAACAATTATTTCAGAAGTACTTAAATTAGAATATAGGAAAGGTATTTTAGACTGGTGATTCAAGAATATtttgttgaaattaaaaaaaaattgaggagttAGTGTAAGTTAtttagtttaaaaacaaacaaaaaatattgttGGCCTTGGTTAAATCTGTCAATAGGTTGTGGTTACTCTAAGAAAGCTAAAATCAACTGGGTTAACTTTTCATTTTAATCTAAATTGAGATATTAATTACCTGATTGTTTAGTGGCTACAATTTATTATCAGTGAGACTAATATGTAAACCAGTTCTTTACAAACAGAATTGAGGACTTCATAAGCAATGTTCTTACATTAAAGGCAAAATGCCTAGAGTATTTCCAGCCTGAAAAACTAATGTGATTGGAAACATTTGTATACATTAGCAGGGGTGGGGTGTATAAAGAAGAAACTTCAAGTCAAATCTTTTTAGTGTGTAGATTAATCTATACATATGTTTCCTACTGCCAAGTacttggacagaaaaaaaaattattttaaaagcaatcTATTCCATGCAGATTCAGCCACAGTAAGGTAAATTGGCACACTGGTAACTGttgcttttaaatttttgccttaaaaagcactgataaaattttaaacattgaACAAAGATATGGGCAGAAAAATTCTTGTGCCATTCCCTGATTTCTATTCTCTACTATTCAAATTAAGTTTGTTACTTTTACTTCTCTGGGTTCATAATTTTCTCTCAAGAATTTACTTAAATGGAAAATGGTCCAGCtaagataataaaataatattacagttgattttaatgttattttctaTCTTGTTCTATACAAGATAAAAAGTATAAATGGACTTCATTCTTgagctaactcagaagtgaaatCAAATCTACAGCCTAATGCAGAAAACTGATATTCACTGAAATTATATTCAATACATTTTAAATAGTGAGTAAATAAACCTTTACCCACCAAATTTACAGTTAATCTGAAAATTTAAGTTTTTATTCAATGGACTTCCACTCCAGCCAAAATGGAGTAACAAGGATTGCATTTATAGTTCCATCTGAAAGAACAAAAAAGTGGACTAAATACGTGAAATTACAGTGTGCAAGAAGCTAGACGGCAGGCAATGGAGAGGGATCCCTAAGAGATATGAAATAAGCAGCATGAGTACTATAATTGTCCCAGATTACTGCCGTGGGAGAGTTTTGAGGGCACAGAACAGAGAGGGGGAACCCAGGTGTACGCAGTAGAAACCATGTGGTGAGGAGATGGAGCTAAGCATTACAGAGACCAATGTGGCCAGAGTGTGTAGGATATAGTACCAGAAAGGAGAGGTCTGCACAGAGAGACAATTCCAGAAGTCTTCAGAGGGTGCCCCCTTCAATATTTAGCTGAATAGTGATCAGTACGTACATGTGAGGAAACTACCTGAGGCTACCGGAAGATCCACATGAAAAGATTACGGTAACAATGCCCATTGACTGTTTCCAACAGCCAGACTCGAAAATCTCATTTTTCATGGGCCATTGGGTAGAGTATACAGAAGGGTCTCATCACAGTAAAGAGGAATAATTAGTCCTAGACTGAGAGCTGCCTTGGTCCCATCCaacaaatctacaaaaaaaaaaaaaaaaaatgacccaaaaGAATCAAACTGTTCCCAAGTAACTTAACTGCATTCCAGAACAAAACTCAAGAGTTATAGGAATACAAAATAACCAGCACCCAACCAGGTAAATTTTACAATGTCTGGCATCAAATCAGACACGCaaagaagaagagaaatttataatGAGGAGATAAATCAACCAAAGCTGAATCAGAACTgacacagatgttagaattaggagaaaaaaaaattaaaaggcattCTAATTGTATTCCATATGTTCAAAAACTTTCatagatattttaaaaaccaaaattgAACTTCTAGGGATGAAAGCTACAATGTGTGAGATAAGAAACTCACTGGATGAAATTAATGGCATATCAGACATTGAAGAGAAAAAGATTAGTGAACTTTAAGGTCCAGCAGTAGAAACTATCCAAAATGGAacatagaaagaaaagagaattaaaacaataaacagggcaTTTGTGAGCTAGGAGACAACTTCAGGGAACCTAATACATGTGTAATTGGAGTCCCTGAGGGAGACGAGGCAaagggggagagaaagaaaaagagaaataaaacatacttgaagaaataatgaccgcAAGTTATCCGAATTTGATGAAACCGATAAGCCCCCAAATCTAAATAACTCAGTAAACCCCAAGCAcatgaaatcagaaaaaaaaaaaaaaaaaaaaaaactacaccaaAGTGGTAAGTGATAAAACTAACCAAAACCATTAATTGAGAAATACCTTAAAGGCATCcagaaaggggggggggggggtgcagggCGAAACACATGTAAAAAATAAGAATTACTGCAAAGTTCACACCTGAAACAATGTGACCAGACAGTGGACCAACAgctttaaaatactgaaatttttttttttaaatgaaaagtaaCTGTCCACTAGAATTCTATAACCAGAGTAAACACTCTTAAATATTAAGATGAAATACTTTTCAGACATTCAAAAGCTGGAAGAATTCATCTCCTGCCGACCTGcattacaagaaatgttaaaggaaatcctaacaagcaaaaagaaaattatgtcaGATAGAAATATGGATAGACACAAAGCACTGAATAGCACCAGAAACAGTAACTACATGGCTAaatacatgtttttgttttttttttttttttaagtcttcttaAATAATTGAGCGGCTGGGATGAGACCTGGGCCGGAAGGACTGAGGGAGAAAGTGCGCGGCAGCTACCAGGCAAAGCTGCCTCGTGCTACTTCGCACAGACGCCGCCGCCACTGCGAATGCGGCTCACGCTCACGCTCCTGACGCTGCGGGCCTCTTCCCTCCCCGTCCCAACCGCGCTGTCACCTGGGAAACCGCCCAAGCACTGCCGGACACATCGGTTTCATGGCAGCCCCGAAGAAAGCAGTTGAAGGGCCGTTAGTGGGGGCGGTGGTCCAAGGCACTGACTGCAGTCGCTTTCTGGTTTTCAATTCAAAAACAGCGGAACTACTTACTTACTATCAAGTTGAATtaacaccagagtttccaaaagaaGGATGGGTGGAACAAGACCCCAAAGAAATTCTGCAGTCCGTGTATGAGTGTATAGAGAGAACGTGTGAGAAACTTGATAAGCTTAATATTGATGTATCTAACATAAAAGCTATTGGTGTCACCAATCAGAGGGAGACCACTATAGTCTGGGACAAGTTAACTGGAGAGCCTCTCTGCAATGCTGTGGTGTGGCTTGACCTAAGAACCCAGGCTACCGTTGAGAATCTCAGTAAAAAAATACCAGGAAATAATAACTTTGTCAAGTCCAAGACAGGCCTTCCACTTAGCACTTATTTCAGTGCAGTGAAACTTCGTTGGATGCTTGACAATGTAAGAAAAGTTCAAAAGGCTGTTGAAGATGGTAGAGCTCTTTTTGGTACAATTGATTCATGGCTTATCTGGAGTTTAACAGGAGGAGCTAGTGGAGGTGTCCATTGTACAGATGTAACAAATGCAAGTAGGACTATGCTTTTCAACattcattctttggaatgggataAAGAGCTCTGTGACTTTTTTGATATTCCAATGGATATTCTTCCAAAAGTCGGGAGTTCTTCTGAGATCTATGGCCAAATGAAAACTGGGTCCTTGGAAGGTGTGCCAATATCTGGATGCTTGGGGGACCAATCTGCTGCATTAGTAGGACAAATGTGCTTTCAGGAAGGACAAGCCAAAAACACTTATGGAACAGGTTGTTTCTTATTATGTAATACAGGTCGCAACTGCATGTTTTCTGAACATGGCCTTCTAACCACAGTGGCTTACAAACTAGGCAGAGACAAGCCAGTAATTTATGCATTGGAAGGTTCTGTTGCTATAGCTGATGCTGCTGTTCGCTGGCTGAAAGACAATCTTGGAATTCTAGAGACCCCAGAAGAAATCGAAATACTTGCTAAAGAAGCAGGTACTTCTTATGGCTGTTACTTCATTCCAGCGTTTTCAGGGTTATATGCACCTTATTGGGAGCCCAGTGCCAGAGGGATCATCTGTGGTCTTACTCAGTTCACCAATAAATGTCATATTGCTTTTGCTGCATTAGAAGCTATTTGTTTCCAAACCCGAGAGATTTTGGATGCCATGATTCATGACTCTGGAATTTCATTCAGTCATTTGCAGGTAGATGGAAGAATGACTAACAACAAAGTTCTGATGCAACTGCAAGCAGACATTCTACATATTCCAGTAGTAAAGCCCTGTATTGCTGAAACAACTGCACTGGGAGCTGCCATGGCAGCAGGAGCTGCAGAAGGAGTGGGCGTTTGGAGTCTAGAACCTGACGGTTTGTCAGCCATTGTGATGGAACGGTTCGAACCACAAATCAAGGCCACAGAAAGTGAAACTCGTTATGCTACATGGAAGAGAGCTGTGATGAAATCAATGGGTTGGGTTACAACTCAGACTCCTGAAAGTCGTGACCCTAGTATCTTCTCTAGTCTGCCCTTGGGCATTTTTATAGTGAGTAGCATGATAATGTTAATTGGAGCAAGATACATCTCAGGTATCCCATAAAATACCAACTCATGGATTCCCAGGATACAAGCTTTTTAgcataaggagagaaaccagCAATTCTGTGTCTTCATGTGATGACACTATCATAGCCTATGATTTTGCCTATAAACCACTTGCCGCATGACCCATAAGAACCCTCTAAGTAGATCTGTaatttgaaataaagaaaacagcaGAAAATGCTATAAAAACATACAGTGTGTTTTTTAACCTCAACAGTTAAAGTTGGCCATCACCTTGGGCCTGACCTCTGCCATTGCCATAACATCCTGCCCTATTCCTTCTAAAATGTAGAAAGAATTCAGATTCTATACATGGAATCTTTCATCACACATAACTTAAGGACCAGGATTTGTTTTTGTGCTACACACACACTTGATTAAGAAGTTatttccattgctgttgagtcgaattcaactcatagcaaccttatatgacagagtagagctgccccagtggggtttccaaggagcgcctgatgaattcaaactgccagacttttgattagcaggtgaactcttaaccactacaccaccagagtttccaaaaggtCTGAAGAATTTCAATTTTGGCAGATACTTTTCAGGAAAATATCTAAGCTATGAGAGTACTAAGTTTTCATTGTTATAATTTAGTAAGTGTTAACATTAAGCAGTCAATGAATATATGATAGTCTTAATATGTAGAAAAAAGGACTtttgatgtttattttaaaaatttcttcattttagcAGGTTAGTAATagcctcttttttattattatttattactagCCTGCTAAAATGAAGAACTCTTTTTAATAACTCTCAAAAGTCCTTTTTTCCACATATTAAGAAGACTGCAACATATTCACCAACTGCTTAATGTTAACATTTACTACATTATTACAGTGAAAAGTTAGGTGTTTATTATACTCTCATAGCTTAGCTATTTTCCTGATAAGTGTCTGCCAAAATtgaaatgtcttcagacattatACATGGTCTCACCAATTACACTAAATGCTGTGTAGGTCTATTAGGGAAggacatattttccttttttcatctTTCCATCTCTCCATTTTTGTGTATACAATTGTGCCACATAACATCCATTTGGGCAATGTCCAACTGCATATACATCCATAGTCCCATGAGATtttaacagagttcagaaatcccaatcgGAGAACAGGATGTAGTAGATGTAACCAGATGTAGCAAACACAACAGATTCCTACACACAACGTGTGTATCTCAtgacttttgtaaataaagtgattgcactgccaggcatataatggcacagtacatatataacctataacatatatgtcttgatagtcataataaacacctgttactggcttatgtatgtactgtactgtactttctatcattattttaatgtgaactttccctacatacaaataaaaagtttataacAGTGTGTGCTTCAACTTGTAGGCAACAGCATCCAATCTCGTGTATTGTGCATCTCTTAAGCATTGTAGCGttatctgtttaattttcttttgaaaatattaccgTGAAGTGCATCACAgctcccaaatgcagcaaaaccagtgctagtgatagcagcaagaggcaaaggagaagtgttgatttggaagtgaaacaaaaggtataCCATACAGCTTTGTTAAGTATATAATACAGCATTTATGCAATACCTGAATCACATAACATTCTATTTCACGGAACGTATGGTGGATATTAAGCAATGCATGACTGTATACATATTTTGGCTTCATGTACATAGCAtacaagaagtcctggtggcacactggttaaatacctggctgctaactgaagggccaggggttcaaacccaccagctgctccacgggagaaagatgtaccagtctgtttccataaagatttacagccttgaaaaccctatggcacagttctactctgtccttcagagttggaatcaactcagtggcaatggacttggttttttgggtataacATACATGCCTTTATACTTCATACAGAGTAGTCTACTCATAAATTAAGAGCACAATGTAGTCAGTAGCTTATAACAGAGATGGTCTTGAGTAGATCActacatatagaaatattttagGATAAGCAGCTGTTTACATTTTGGGGCAATGAATATACATATTCTTTACCAGTAGGAACTTTTTCTTAAAGAGGCAGTTTAAGAAAAATTTAAGCATCTTTAATTTTGATATAAAAAATGTACTCTATTATGACTTCAACTATGTCTCTTATACCTCACCTTTTACATTACCGTAACTGTATATATgctgggaaaaaagagagaaaacctgTAGAATACTGCAGTCAACATTGttttcaaacaaaaaaaagaaaagtaattgactattcaaaaataataacaatgtagtATGAGATTTAAGCATATGTAAAAGAAAGCTAtgacaacaatagcaaaaaggttggAAGAGGAGAAATGGAAGTGTAATACTGTAAGGTTCATATGCTATGTGGGAAATGGTATAACATCACTTGAAGGTAGACGGATAAATTGAAGATGCGTATTATAAACCCTAAAACAGCttctaaaataacaaaaataattatgatgaagcagataagaattattaaaaataatcaaaagaaggcagaaaagagatggaaaaaaggaacaaagaacagaTGGGAACTTAGAAAACAAtcacaaaataatttatttaaatttaaccaTATCATTAAGATTAAATTAAATGATTTAAATGCCCCAATTAAAAAGCAGGTATTATCAGATGAGATAAAAAAGCAAGATTCAAATACTTACTACCTTTGAGAAacatattacaaaaataaataataaaattaaaagtaaaagaatggaaaaagatacaGTATGCTGacattaataaaaagaaagatggaGCAGTTATATTAATATCAGAACGTTAATTTCAAGGCAAAGAATATTGTCAATGACAAAGGTCATTTTGTAATGATAaaggggtcaattcatcaagGAAACGTAACAAtcctaaacatttatgcacctaataacaaagcAAAGTCTgatagaaatgaaagaaaaagtagaCAAATCTATAGTCAGAGATTTCAGCATGACCTCTTCTACATTTGATAGGGTAAGTAGATGAAAATTTAGTCAgatatagaaaatttgaacaatatCAAACAACTCGACCTAATTGACTTTTATAGAATATGCCCTCAATAATagaagaatacattcttttaagtgcacatgaaacatttaccaagatagaccatattcAGGCCATAAACCAAGCTTcattaaatttaaaaggattccaaaacccactgccatcgagtcgattccaactcatagcaaccctatagggcatagtagaactgccccacagagtttccaagaaggggctggcagatttgaactgctgaccttttggttagcagccgcagcacttaaccactatgtcaccaggattcAAGTCATACAAAAGATGTTCTCTAATCTAACCACAATGAAATTATGAATCAATTtgaaaaatccccaaatatttggaaacttaattaaaaacttttaaaaaatataccagttaaaaaggaaaaaaaagatggctacaaccgatgactgccctgacagggaacacaacagagaacccctgagggagcaggagagcagtgggatgcagactgcaaattctcataagaccagacttaatggtctgactgagactagaaggaccctggtggtcatggcccccagaccttctgttggcccaggacaggaaccattcccaaagccaactcttcagacatggattggaatggacaatgggttggagagggatgctggtgaggagtgagcttcttggatcaggtggacgcttgagactatgttggcatctcctgcctggaggggagatgagagggtggagggggttagaagttagtgaaatggacacgaaaagagagagcagagggagacagtaggctgtctcattagggggagagtaattgggagtgtttttagcaaggtgtatatgagtttttttgtgagagactgacttgatttgtaaatttgcacttaaagcacaataaaaattatttaaaaaattattttgaatggaatgaaaaggaaaacagaacatATGGAAATTTATGACTTATTGCTAAGGCAGTATTTGGGAAGAAATGTATAGCACTAAAGACCTATATTAGAAGAGAGAAAAGGTCTCAAATCAGTGACCTCAtcttccaccttaagaaactTGAGTTAGAAGAATAAGTTAAACCTAAAGTAAGCAGAAGAAAGTAAGGATGGGAGCAGTAATAAATaatatagaagacagaaaaacaatagcaaaATTTATGCAAATTAAAGTTAGTTCTATTAAAGtaacaataaaattgataaacctttagcaatacagatcaggaaaaaaaaaagagagaagacacaatttATCAGTATTAGGAATGAGAGTGACATCTTTACAGATtccaaagattttaaaaagattatcaaaaagccaaacctgttgctgtagagtcaattccaactcatggcaaccctataggaaagagtagaattgcccccacacAATTTCCAGGGTGGTAATCTTTacaaattaccaggtcttttatcccacagagcagctggtgagatgAACTGCGACCTCTCTCTTAGCAGCCAGCGGTTAACCAGGGCCCTGTTTAAAAGGATAGTAATAGAACATTATGAAAAcactattccaagaaatttgaccaaataaaccaaaacccattgccatcaagtcatttccaactcaaagccactgtacaggacagagtagaactgtcccatagagtttccaaggagcgcctggtgaatttgaactgccgaccttttggttagcaggcgtagcacttaaccaccatgccaaaAGAAATTTGACAgcttagataaaatggacaaattctttagaaaacacaaactaccaaaacttactcaagaaaaaatagataatctGAATAGTCCTATATCAAAGAAATTGGGTGTGTAGATAAAATCTTTTCACAAAGAAAACGCTAAGCCCAGATAGCTTCTACCAAACATGTAAGGGAGAAATAATACCCATTCTACACAAAATCTTCtagaaaactgaaaaggaaagaatgcttccaaacttattctatgagaCCAGGATtacagcattaccctgataccaaccccagagacatt encodes:
- the GK2 gene encoding glycerol kinase 2, coding for MAAPKKAVEGPLVGAVVQGTDCSRFLVFNSKTAELLTYYQVELTPEFPKEGWVEQDPKEILQSVYECIERTCEKLDKLNIDVSNIKAIGVTNQRETTIVWDKLTGEPLCNAVVWLDLRTQATVENLSKKIPGNNNFVKSKTGLPLSTYFSAVKLRWMLDNVRKVQKAVEDGRALFGTIDSWLIWSLTGGASGGVHCTDVTNASRTMLFNIHSLEWDKELCDFFDIPMDILPKVGSSSEIYGQMKTGSLEGVPISGCLGDQSAALVGQMCFQEGQAKNTYGTGCFLLCNTGRNCMFSEHGLLTTVAYKLGRDKPVIYALEGSVAIADAAVRWLKDNLGILETPEEIEILAKEAGTSYGCYFIPAFSGLYAPYWEPSARGIICGLTQFTNKCHIAFAALEAICFQTREILDAMIHDSGISFSHLQVDGRMTNNKVLMQLQADILHIPVVKPCIAETTALGAAMAAGAAEGVGVWSLEPDGLSAIVMERFEPQIKATESETRYATWKRAVMKSMGWVTTQTPESRDPSIFSSLPLGIFIVSSMIMLIGARYISGIP